In the genome of Candidatus Zixiibacteriota bacterium, one region contains:
- a CDS encoding Ig-like domain-containing protein: MRSILVVLLSVLLLTVNCGDQITNNYYSPDPNVGITGRISPIDTGVVTVFGIATVTIDINIDGFFSFVDLPEGTYHVVVSPDHYSRREIFDVAVCSHSVENLGELALSDYPYPIYQTIPADGDDSVLVPLSSRGQSLTIYADEAIDMEDLAAECEIHPTLDGTWLETPARSGKESIYRFLPNDRMQPGTEYTVVIDASVRTVEGVPLGSDMQFSFTTEPLSVSVDLPSTSRLGGIPIREFYPILSFNGYVDPDSLEAAVQYEPEIPGMWYPISSSESQDEDGGTFSRFTFFPTDLPLDPQTDYVITIDAETGLAGGVSLPEPCTLGFTTERLGVVSAYPPDGQPNVYSYVDIRLMFNTEMDSSTTTAAFTLSELDGEDVHGTFSWSGNYGASTMYFDPSDELTSGAIYKISLSSAAQTASGGNLTEEFVSLFGVR, encoded by the coding sequence GTCAATTGCGGAGATCAGATCACCAACAACTATTACTCGCCGGATCCGAATGTCGGGATTACGGGACGAATCAGTCCGATCGATACCGGAGTTGTGACCGTCTTCGGGATCGCAACCGTCACTATCGACATCAACATAGATGGGTTCTTCAGTTTCGTTGATCTGCCTGAAGGAACGTATCATGTAGTTGTCTCTCCCGATCACTATTCCCGGCGAGAGATATTTGACGTTGCTGTGTGCTCGCACAGCGTAGAGAACCTTGGAGAGCTTGCCCTCTCGGACTATCCGTATCCGATTTACCAAACAATACCGGCCGATGGTGATGATTCTGTCCTTGTTCCTTTGTCCAGCCGGGGCCAGTCACTTACGATCTACGCCGACGAAGCGATCGACATGGAGGATCTTGCTGCAGAATGCGAGATACATCCAACGCTTGACGGCACCTGGCTGGAAACTCCGGCGAGATCGGGTAAGGAAAGCATATACCGCTTCTTACCTAATGACAGAATGCAGCCGGGAACAGAATACACGGTAGTAATCGATGCGTCTGTCAGGACCGTCGAGGGTGTGCCACTTGGATCTGACATGCAGTTCAGCTTCACCACTGAGCCTCTCAGTGTTAGTGTCGATCTGCCATCGACGAGCAGACTCGGAGGCATCCCTATCAGGGAATTCTATCCCATATTGTCGTTCAATGGCTATGTTGATCCTGACTCTCTTGAGGCGGCCGTTCAGTATGAGCCGGAGATCCCAGGTATGTGGTATCCGATCAGCAGCAGCGAATCCCAGGACGAGGATGGCGGGACATTTAGTCGCTTCACGTTCTTCCCAACGGACTTGCCACTCGATCCGCAGACCGACTATGTTATAACGATAGATGCCGAGACTGGATTGGCCGGCGGAGTCAGCTTGCCGGAGCCATGCACATTGGGATTCACGACAGAGCGGCTTGGTGTAGTCTCGGCCTATCCTCCAGATGGACAGCCTAATGTATATTCATATGTCGACATAAGGCTGATGTTTAACACAGAGATGGATAGCTCCACGACTACGGCAGCATTTACACTTTCGGAGTTGGACGGTGAAGACGTGCATGGCACCTTTTCATGGTCCGGTAATTACGGCGCATCCACTATGTACTTCGATCCATCGGACGAATTGACGTCGGGGGCCATATACAAGATATCTCTCAGTAGCGCTGCCCAGACTGCTTCAGGAGGGAATCTGACAGAAGAGTTCGTGTCACTGTTCGGCGTGCGCTAG